A DNA window from Paenibacillus segetis contains the following coding sequences:
- a CDS encoding ComF family protein → MTILTPLHNLLSPRGVSCLTCGKVISMAVRGYPELCQSCYAAIPWIVNPRCGTCGRPVGCPDCSRHGQSSRGFILNRSAVSYNATMREWLGQYKFRGHEAYGPVLSRMMGWAMKRMLRELASGKKGASVQFDAVTFVPISATRLAERGFNQAEWLARGAAATGNVPLLPLLERTRHTEKQSFKNRHERLHDMEGLFGFLPDAVERLESVVSAPQPLSWLDSSFLFRRRKGEGKNGSLSNLSETPLKLLLIDDVYTTGSTVDACSVVLLKVCSLLGRKGEVYCLTWARS, encoded by the coding sequence ATGACGATACTCACGCCACTGCATAATCTATTGTCCCCAAGGGGAGTTTCTTGTTTAACCTGTGGTAAAGTCATTTCGATGGCAGTCCGAGGGTACCCGGAATTATGCCAGTCCTGTTATGCTGCGATCCCTTGGATCGTCAATCCTCGATGTGGCACTTGTGGACGACCAGTAGGTTGTCCAGATTGTAGTCGCCATGGGCAAAGTTCTCGAGGATTCATCCTCAACCGGAGCGCTGTGTCATATAATGCGACGATGCGGGAGTGGCTTGGACAATATAAATTTCGGGGGCATGAGGCGTATGGTCCTGTATTATCACGAATGATGGGATGGGCAATGAAGCGAATGTTGCGGGAGCTTGCTTCGGGCAAGAAGGGAGCCTCTGTTCAATTTGATGCTGTGACTTTCGTGCCGATTAGCGCAACAAGACTTGCAGAACGTGGATTTAATCAGGCGGAATGGTTAGCCCGAGGAGCAGCAGCTACCGGCAACGTTCCGCTTCTCCCCCTACTGGAACGTACTAGGCATACGGAGAAGCAGAGCTTCAAGAATCGGCATGAACGACTTCATGATATGGAAGGTCTCTTCGGGTTCCTCCCCGATGCAGTAGAAAGACTAGAATCCGTAGTGTCTGCCCCTCAACCTCTCTCTTGGCTGGATTCTTCTTTTTTATTTCGACGTAGAAAGGGTGAGGGTAAGAATGGTAGTCTATCTAATCTTTCAGAAACTCCTCTGAAACTCTTACTAATAGATGATGTGTACACGACAGGGAGCACAGTGGACGCATGTTCAGTAGTGTTGCTGAAAGTCTGTTCCCTACTTGGCCGTAAAGGAGAAGTCTACTGCTTAACTTGGGCGCGTTCCTGA
- a CDS encoding TIGR03826 family flagellar region protein yields MNLGNCPRCGKLFAKSFRDICPACIKDIESEYEKCLKFLRKEKTATINEVSEATEVSIKQITKFIKEGRISVADNPNMMYPCEICGVLIYENNMCDSCRNHLTKSFTRATSGESQMQGNQESKDNTKKGGAYGAVDKFRNS; encoded by the coding sequence ATGAATCTTGGAAATTGCCCGCGTTGCGGCAAATTATTTGCTAAAAGTTTCAGAGATATCTGTCCAGCTTGCATAAAAGATATAGAGTCAGAATATGAGAAGTGTCTGAAATTCTTGCGTAAGGAGAAGACAGCCACGATTAATGAAGTCTCAGAAGCTACCGAAGTTTCTATCAAGCAAATTACGAAGTTTATTAAGGAAGGTCGAATATCAGTCGCCGACAATCCGAATATGATGTATCCATGTGAAATATGTGGAGTTCTCATTTACGAGAATAATATGTGCGATTCATGCCGGAATCATCTTACCAAATCGTTTACCAGGGCAACAAGCGGGGAATCGCAGATGCAGGGGAATCAAGAGTCCAAAGATAACACCAAAAAGGGTGGAGCTTATGGAGCTGTTGACAAGTTCCGCAACTCTTAA
- the flgM gene encoding flagellar biosynthesis anti-sigma factor FlgM, producing the protein MKINDTGRVGALNNYQRQVENMRHESDRKARRKDEVSISAEAKELLQAQGIGNDPERLSRIADLKSQVSTGTYQVDAGKIAEKLVPYFKSYTEN; encoded by the coding sequence ATGAAAATTAATGATACAGGACGGGTCGGGGCCTTAAATAACTACCAACGTCAAGTCGAAAATATGCGCCACGAGTCAGATCGCAAAGCTCGCCGTAAGGATGAGGTTTCCATCTCTGCTGAGGCTAAGGAATTACTACAAGCTCAGGGAATCGGGAATGATCCGGAACGTCTCAGTCGTATCGCAGATCTGAAGTCACAAGTCTCTACAGGTACGTATCAAGTCGACGCCGGCAAAATTGCGGAGAAGTTAGTTCCATACTTCAAGTCATACACCGAGAATTAG
- a CDS encoding flagellar protein FlgN, whose protein sequence is MSVQLLLESLDQMDESYAKLLEIMKDKKQAVISNDYTQLVLTLSHESKLLKKIEEQEKELLASAQVFLQSKGIKSQLELTITEIMRLVFDPEEKQHLNDTRIRIEKRLMDLKHINALNQELIGQSLSFIDYSLNLMIGGEEDEATYSRPQSQDKKTSVRSNMFDTRG, encoded by the coding sequence ATGTCAGTTCAATTGTTATTAGAGTCGCTGGATCAAATGGATGAGTCGTATGCCAAGTTGCTTGAAATTATGAAAGATAAGAAACAGGCAGTTATAAGTAATGACTATACCCAACTGGTTCTTACGTTATCCCATGAATCGAAGTTGCTCAAGAAAATTGAAGAACAGGAGAAGGAACTGCTTGCTTCCGCTCAGGTCTTTCTGCAATCCAAAGGTATTAAATCGCAGTTGGAACTTACAATTACAGAAATCATGAGGCTCGTGTTTGATCCAGAAGAGAAGCAACACTTGAACGACACTAGGATCAGAATCGAGAAACGTCTGATGGATTTGAAACATATAAACGCATTAAATCAGGAGCTTATTGGTCAGTCGCTTTCTTTTATCGATTATTCCCTGAATTTGATGATAGGTGGGGAAGAGGATGAGGCAACTTATTCTAGACCCCAAAGCCAGGATAAGAAGACATCGGTTAGAAGTAACATGTTCGACACGAGAGGATAG
- the flgK gene encoding flagellar hook-associated protein FlgK — protein sequence MTSTFHGIETSKRALFVNTTSMQTLGHNIANANTQGYTRQRVNVTEARPIWAMGMTKSQQPGQLGTGVEYGSITRIRDGFLDTQFRRENQFLGSWEVLNASMVSIQNILNEPSGSGLSTVMDDFWNSWETLNRDPSLLSARVAVAGAASNMTDTLQHISESLNNLTSDLTSNIDKKVMEANNILDNIAKLNVIIRDNESFGDNANDYRDQRDLLIDQLSTIVNIQFSEDEVGMVNINAAGVDVLNGEAVTYLTAANAATATAGQLEGYTKSLQETDTIRNQLNAMVSTLVTGDIKVTLSNGYVTPQQMTALNEVKLEDGTVIPAGQAIPAGSRIATSMDVMVKGFNGLHELGYTLTEPPTSGMPFFVSTGGGFTIDDIRVNPDILSNTNNIAASSKVGTDGKVIRGNSDVANALASMRDALFTFPANLTSLSKGSIDDYFRALVGDLGIRASNVERNYENELAMVDNLEMQRQSVSGVSMDEELADMIRYQQAYNAAARNMTTVDEMLDRVINQMGVVGR from the coding sequence ATGACCTCCACTTTTCATGGAATAGAGACAAGTAAGCGTGCCTTATTTGTTAACACGACATCAATGCAAACTCTGGGACACAATATAGCTAATGCTAATACGCAAGGCTACACACGTCAGCGGGTGAATGTCACGGAAGCAAGGCCAATTTGGGCAATGGGAATGACCAAGAGCCAGCAACCGGGTCAATTAGGTACTGGTGTAGAGTACGGAAGTATTACCCGGATTAGAGATGGTTTCTTAGATACCCAGTTTCGGCGGGAAAATCAATTCCTAGGTTCTTGGGAAGTGCTGAACGCGAGTATGGTATCTATTCAGAATATCTTGAATGAACCATCTGGTAGCGGGCTTAGTACGGTTATGGATGATTTCTGGAATTCATGGGAAACGCTGAATCGAGATCCCTCTCTGTTAAGTGCTCGGGTAGCTGTTGCTGGTGCTGCCAGTAACATGACAGATACACTGCAACATATTAGCGAATCATTAAATAATTTGACAAGCGACCTTACTTCTAACATCGATAAGAAAGTAATGGAAGCTAACAATATACTCGACAATATTGCCAAGCTGAATGTAATCATCCGTGATAATGAAAGTTTTGGAGATAACGCTAACGATTATCGCGACCAACGTGATTTGCTGATAGACCAATTGTCTACGATCGTCAATATCCAGTTTTCTGAGGATGAAGTAGGGATGGTTAACATTAATGCAGCGGGTGTAGATGTGCTTAACGGCGAAGCGGTGACGTATCTAACGGCAGCGAACGCAGCTACAGCAACAGCTGGTCAATTAGAGGGATATACGAAGTCCCTTCAAGAAACAGATACAATTCGAAACCAGTTGAATGCTATGGTTAGCACCTTGGTCACGGGTGACATAAAAGTTACTTTAAGCAATGGTTATGTAACGCCTCAGCAGATGACTGCATTAAATGAGGTGAAGCTAGAAGACGGAACAGTAATTCCAGCGGGACAAGCTATTCCAGCGGGCTCAAGAATCGCTACATCCATGGATGTCATGGTGAAGGGATTCAATGGGCTTCATGAGCTAGGTTATACGCTCACCGAACCGCCGACTTCTGGTATGCCGTTTTTTGTATCAACGGGTGGAGGGTTTACGATTGATGATATTCGTGTCAATCCAGACATCCTTAGTAATACGAATAATATTGCTGCTTCATCCAAAGTTGGAACTGACGGCAAAGTAATCCGCGGTAACAGCGATGTTGCAAATGCTTTGGCAAGCATGCGTGATGCACTATTCACCTTCCCGGCAAATCTTACCTCTCTCTCGAAGGGTTCAATAGATGATTATTTCCGAGCACTAGTAGGAGACCTTGGTATCCGGGCAAGTAACGTTGAACGTAACTACGAGAACGAGTTGGCCATGGTAGACAATTTAGAGATGCAACGTCAATCCGTAAGCGGAGTCTCGATGGATGAAGAACTTGCCGATATGATCCGTTATCAACAAGCGTATAATGCTGCTGCACGTAACATGACGACTGTTGACGAAATGTTGGACCGGGTAATTAATCAGATGGGTGTAGTAGGACGGTAA
- the flgL gene encoding flagellar hook-associated protein FlgL, producing the protein MRVTGSMQNIQLLRNIRNISTSMTKGQQELATGQRINKPSDDPVGVGYQMRYDTDLARSDEFMTNAQTGTEILKTMDSLLQQASDILKRARTLTLQAVNGTYDAQQRATISAEIKQLKEQMVTVGNSTFNGRYLFNGQKTDVAPYTSTGAAGEPTDPGLFYLNVSPAVKVPVSITGEIVFGQAGTDNTFKVLDDLTAALDNNDTAGMSASLDKIDTAADRLLVSWAEIGARMNRFELMENRISGEQVNLKEQRSNVADVDFATAITDLKTKENVLQAALSTGARVMQTSLLDFLR; encoded by the coding sequence ATGCGCGTAACAGGATCCATGCAAAATATCCAATTGCTTCGTAACATACGGAACATCAGTACTTCAATGACCAAAGGCCAGCAAGAGCTTGCTACAGGTCAACGCATTAATAAGCCAAGTGATGATCCTGTAGGTGTTGGTTATCAAATGCGTTACGATACCGATTTGGCCAGAAGTGATGAGTTTATGACCAATGCCCAGACAGGTACAGAAATTCTTAAAACGATGGACTCCTTGCTTCAGCAAGCAAGTGATATTTTGAAGCGGGCCCGTACGCTTACTTTACAAGCTGTTAACGGCACCTATGATGCTCAGCAAAGAGCCACCATATCTGCTGAAATCAAACAGCTGAAGGAACAAATGGTCACTGTCGGTAACAGCACTTTTAATGGTAGGTATTTATTTAATGGGCAGAAAACGGATGTAGCTCCTTATACATCTACCGGAGCGGCAGGTGAGCCTACGGATCCGGGGTTGTTTTATTTAAATGTTAGCCCTGCTGTCAAAGTTCCAGTAAGTATTACTGGAGAAATCGTTTTTGGTCAGGCTGGAACAGATAATACCTTTAAAGTGTTAGATGATCTTACAGCTGCATTAGATAATAATGATACTGCAGGGATGTCTGCCAGTCTTGATAAGATCGATACTGCAGCTGACCGGTTATTGGTCAGTTGGGCAGAAATCGGAGCACGGATGAACCGATTTGAGCTCATGGAGAATAGAATTTCAGGTGAGCAAGTGAACTTGAAGGAACAGCGTTCTAATGTAGCTGATGTAGACTTTGCGACAGCGATTACGGATCTGAAGACCAAAGAAAATGTACTTCAGGCTGCACTTTCTACAGGGGCTCGTGTGATGCAGACATCACTATTAGATTTTCTAAGATAG
- a CDS encoding DUF6470 family protein, giving the protein MSGIQPLLSSDWGKYRPAELTVRLTSPEMITDWTSVFDDLGLKRPDSLMNEIGQQSQGIYLSNIALKAQEGDRVANISSGEKNVFGHIAHERYMRNGQKEVTLEALPRQGVYIDFRIYPPEIQVDPRGVLPK; this is encoded by the coding sequence ATGTCGGGGATTCAACCATTATTATCAAGTGATTGGGGGAAATATAGACCCGCGGAGCTTACCGTTCGTCTCACGTCACCTGAAATGATAACAGATTGGACTAGTGTGTTTGATGATCTAGGTCTTAAACGTCCGGATTCATTAATGAATGAAATAGGACAGCAATCGCAAGGGATATATTTGAGTAACATTGCTTTGAAGGCACAGGAAGGTGACAGGGTGGCGAACATATCATCGGGAGAAAAAAATGTATTTGGTCATATTGCACATGAACGTTATATGCGAAATGGCCAGAAGGAAGTTACACTCGAAGCCCTTCCGAGGCAAGGAGTTTACATTGACTTTCGCATTTATCCACCTGAAATTCAAGTTGATCCGAGAGGGGTCCTCCCCAAATGA
- the fliW gene encoding flagellar assembly protein FliW translates to MRQIHSTAYGLLEFEDNQLYSFEAGILGIPNIQQYGLFPMEDTPFFILHALDEEVSFVLIPAEQAIQDYSFRLAEDAVSLLEINAPEDVGVMLIVNIQQDELYLNLMAPILVSPHSLKGCQYVIKDQDLSIRYPLVQKGDG, encoded by the coding sequence ATGAGACAGATTCATAGTACGGCATACGGTTTGCTCGAATTTGAAGATAACCAATTATATTCGTTCGAAGCCGGCATCTTAGGTATACCGAATATACAACAATATGGGTTGTTTCCAATGGAAGATACCCCATTCTTTATACTTCATGCTCTAGATGAAGAAGTAAGTTTCGTTTTAATTCCAGCTGAGCAGGCTATCCAAGATTACAGCTTTCGACTTGCAGAGGATGCAGTTAGTTTGTTAGAAATAAATGCGCCGGAGGATGTAGGGGTCATGCTGATCGTAAATATTCAGCAGGATGAACTCTATCTGAATCTAATGGCTCCAATCCTAGTCTCCCCGCATTCATTAAAAGGGTGTCAATATGTGATTAAAGATCAAGACTTATCGATCCGGTATCCTCTAGTGCAGAAGGGGGACGGATAG
- the csrA gene encoding carbon storage regulator CsrA has protein sequence MLVLRRKIGETVMIGNDIQVQVLGVEGDQIKLGFLAPKEVQILRQELYQGIVAENMAAKEQLSQMQQEQILNLLKNFKM, from the coding sequence ATGTTGGTACTAAGGCGGAAGATTGGGGAGACCGTAATGATCGGTAACGACATACAGGTACAAGTCCTCGGAGTTGAAGGCGATCAAATTAAATTAGGATTCTTGGCTCCCAAAGAGGTTCAAATATTGCGTCAGGAATTATATCAAGGAATCGTTGCCGAGAATATGGCAGCTAAGGAGCAACTAAGTCAAATGCAGCAAGAACAAATCCTGAACCTGCTGAAAAATTTTAAAATGTAG
- a CDS encoding flagellar protein FlaG yields the protein MNINRVESSVTADKIRSLESYAPKAISSQSDIKTNVNEQKINDQKAQEYTKEQQAKLEEQIKKLNESIAASGKELKFKYNDEAHELYVEVLNSETKEVVSSLPPEFLIDLSLKMKEMIGMFFDEKI from the coding sequence ATGAATATTAACCGTGTTGAATCAAGTGTGACAGCTGACAAAATTAGGTCATTAGAGTCTTATGCTCCAAAGGCAATCTCATCACAGTCAGACATTAAAACAAATGTAAACGAACAAAAGATCAACGATCAAAAGGCGCAGGAGTACACGAAAGAACAGCAAGCGAAGCTAGAGGAACAAATTAAGAAACTGAACGAATCGATAGCTGCCTCAGGCAAGGAATTAAAGTTTAAATATAATGATGAAGCTCATGAACTGTATGTAGAGGTTTTGAATTCAGAAACAAAAGAGGTCGTTTCTAGTCTTCCCCCAGAATTTCTAATAGATCTTTCTTTAAAAATGAAGGAAATGATCGGGATGTTTTTTGATGAAAAAATATAA
- the fliD gene encoding flagellar filament capping protein FliD, with product MGVSITGLSGSGINTKELITAIMNEQKIPLNSLNTKKEITTAYKDFFTALNTKMASLRDAATALSDISSYSKYAATSSNTNILSASVEKSAAAGSYSVKVTQLAQSQTVASQGISATQTFGDSKFASTMTINGQTIYLTEDALKAAIKDAEDAGDEDKKNELNKLTSLGIEDATAMGDALSRISKAINGLTDVGVQASVIQTSDGNKSLVLTASKSNEITFTSELATLNSDWIFTQSQEAKDAKFTINGLEVTSKSNTIENAIEGVTLTLSDTGSSTVKVSQDVDALTSQIQTFVTAYNDIVKMIRDNTAKSTQNSDGSLSLTLQGDSLLRDLQSQLNSWMNQQMGDTDGFKLLSDIGLEIDKGVTSASLMTGKITFDSELFKKKMLENPEAVQKMLSGTSTTEDMSSGMGSLFKDNLKIWTDSVDGLITTKIKGYSSEISFLSEQITSMSDRLNMKQAALEKKYANMEVMLSSLKSQSDYVSNMLKTLTKSSD from the coding sequence ATGGGAGTAAGCATAACGGGATTATCAGGGTCGGGAATAAATACTAAAGAGTTAATTACAGCGATAATGAATGAGCAGAAAATTCCATTAAATAGCCTTAACACGAAAAAAGAAATCACGACAGCATATAAGGATTTTTTTACGGCTTTAAATACAAAAATGGCTAGTTTAAGGGACGCGGCTACTGCTTTATCGGATATCAGTTCGTATAGTAAGTATGCTGCTACTAGTTCAAACACTAATATATTATCGGCATCTGTTGAAAAATCGGCGGCGGCGGGGAGTTATTCGGTCAAGGTTACACAACTTGCTCAAAGCCAGACTGTAGCGAGCCAGGGGATTAGTGCAACCCAAACCTTTGGAGATAGCAAATTTGCATCTACAATGACAATAAATGGGCAAACGATATATTTAACAGAGGATGCATTAAAAGCTGCGATAAAAGACGCGGAAGATGCAGGGGATGAAGATAAAAAAAATGAATTAAATAAATTAACAAGCCTTGGAATTGAAGATGCAACAGCAATGGGGGATGCTCTATCCCGAATTTCAAAGGCAATTAACGGGCTAACGGATGTGGGAGTGCAGGCATCTGTAATTCAAACTAGTGATGGAAACAAAAGTTTAGTGTTGACGGCTTCTAAAAGTAATGAAATTACTTTTACTAGCGAGCTTGCTACTCTCAATTCAGATTGGATATTTACACAGTCACAAGAAGCTAAAGATGCTAAATTTACAATTAATGGGCTTGAAGTTACAAGCAAATCTAATACAATTGAAAATGCAATAGAAGGAGTTACATTAACGCTCTCCGATACTGGTTCATCTACGGTCAAGGTTAGTCAGGACGTTGATGCTTTAACCTCCCAGATTCAAACATTTGTAACAGCATATAATGATATTGTTAAGATGATTCGAGATAATACCGCGAAATCTACTCAGAACAGCGATGGTTCCCTCTCCCTAACTTTGCAAGGGGATTCTCTCTTGCGTGATTTGCAATCTCAGCTAAACAGTTGGATGAATCAACAAATGGGAGACACAGATGGTTTTAAACTCCTGTCCGATATCGGCCTAGAGATTGATAAGGGCGTAACCAGCGCTTCGCTGATGACAGGTAAAATCACCTTTGATAGTGAGTTATTTAAGAAGAAAATGTTAGAAAATCCTGAAGCGGTACAAAAAATGCTGTCAGGAACTTCTACGACTGAAGATATGAGCAGTGGAATGGGGAGCCTTTTCAAGGATAACCTTAAGATATGGACGGATAGTGTTGATGGACTTATTACTACAAAAATTAAAGGCTATAGTTCTGAAATATCATTTTTGAGCGAACAAATTACAAGTATGAGTGACAGGCTAAATATGAAACAAGCGGCTTTGGAGAAGAAATACGCAAATATGGAAGTGATGTTGTCCAGTTTAAAGAGTCAGTCTGATTACGTTTCGAATATGTTAAAAACTCTTACTAAATCTTCAGATTAA
- the fliS gene encoding flagellar export chaperone FliS, which produces MVSPNLAGYQAYQKNKFQTASPHRLTLMLYNGAIQFASKAKEAIDNGDIAGTNMNVTKTQDIVYELLSSLNEKEGGEIASNLKKLYFYMIDRLIEGNIKKQSSSIDEVISLLQELQSAWVEIGKGGTLG; this is translated from the coding sequence ATGGTATCACCCAATCTGGCCGGTTATCAGGCCTATCAAAAGAATAAATTTCAAACTGCATCGCCACATCGATTGACTCTGATGCTGTATAACGGAGCAATTCAATTTGCTAGTAAAGCTAAAGAGGCTATCGATAATGGTGATATCGCAGGGACGAATATGAATGTTACGAAGACACAAGATATCGTATATGAACTGCTATCTTCTCTCAATGAGAAGGAAGGCGGGGAGATTGCTTCTAATCTTAAAAAACTGTACTTTTATATGATAGACCGCTTAATCGAAGGGAATATTAAGAAACAGTCTTCCTCAATTGATGAAGTGATTTCATTGCTTCAGGAATTGCAGTCCGCATGGGTTGAGATTGGAAAGGGTGGTACGCTTGGGTGA
- a CDS encoding flagellar protein FliT — MFCLFSDSIEEWNQCTQQIDGIQNILKSKRLDQSYVSQDLVGLLQQLTSNVEEAKRLIELSTEHTGTDLRHARVQRKLMNAYYGMENPDQIPLYFDTKK, encoded by the coding sequence TTGTTCTGCCTATTTTCCGATTCAATTGAAGAATGGAATCAATGTACTCAACAAATTGATGGGATCCAAAATATTCTAAAATCTAAGCGACTAGACCAATCATATGTTTCACAAGATCTTGTGGGTCTTCTTCAGCAACTTACTTCGAATGTGGAGGAAGCTAAAAGGCTGATCGAGTTATCAACAGAACACACAGGAACTGACTTAAGGCATGCTAGAGTACAACGAAAGCTAATGAATGCTTACTATGGCATGGAAAATCCTGATCAGATCCCACTTTATTTCGATACAAAAAAATAG
- a CDS encoding flagellin N-terminal helical domain-containing protein, with amino-acid sequence MGMFINTNVGAINANRNLSFNNTQMGKTMEKLSSGYRINRAADDAAGLAISEKMIYQINGLNQAQRNAQDGISFIQTAEGDLTEVHSMLQRMNTLANQSANGTYQNTDRDKIQLEVDELVSEIDRIVTNSKFNGVSLLSASATVDFQIGVSNAEKLSVSLKKNDTTTLGVNAVKVDTVTNARAAMSAVAAAINTVSENRAQFGAYQNRLEHTINSLGVTSENLSAANSRIKDADMATEMTAFTKNQILVQAGTAMLAQANSAPQAVLKLLG; translated from the coding sequence ATGGGTATGTTTATTAACACTAACGTTGGCGCAATTAACGCTAACCGTAACCTGAGCTTCAACAATACACAAATGGGTAAGACAATGGAAAAATTGTCTTCCGGATACCGCATTAACCGTGCGGCCGACGATGCTGCTGGATTGGCAATTTCCGAGAAAATGATTTACCAAATCAATGGCTTGAACCAAGCTCAACGTAACGCTCAAGATGGTATTTCTTTTATCCAAACAGCTGAAGGTGACTTGACTGAAGTTCACTCCATGTTGCAACGTATGAATACGTTGGCGAACCAATCGGCAAACGGAACGTACCAAAATACTGACCGTGATAAAATTCAACTTGAAGTTGATGAACTTGTTTCAGAAATTGATCGTATTGTTACTAACTCCAAGTTTAACGGTGTTAGCCTGCTGAGTGCTTCAGCTACTGTAGACTTCCAAATTGGTGTTTCAAATGCAGAAAAACTTTCTGTAAGTTTGAAGAAGAATGATACTACGACTTTGGGAGTTAATGCTGTTAAGGTGGATACTGTCACTAATGCGAGAGCAGCTATGTCTGCAGTTGCAGCTGCAATTAACACAGTATCTGAAAACCGTGCTCAATTTGGTGCTTACCAAAACCGTTTGGAGCACACAATTAACAGCTTGGGTGTAACTTCCGAAAACTTGTCGGCTGCTAACTCCCGTATTAAAGATGCTGACATGGCTACTGAGATGACAGCATTCACAAAGAACCAAATTTTGGTTCAAGCTGGTACTGCAATGTTGGCACAAGCTAACTCTGCACCACAAGCAGTTCTGAAACTTTTGGGATAA